One Nicotiana tomentosiformis chromosome 4, ASM39032v3, whole genome shotgun sequence genomic window carries:
- the LOC138909328 gene encoding uncharacterized protein → MEKILLKRKVSIAYFQETRWASKPRDADGYKLWYSGVLKDKNVVGILVDRELRESVVESACTLNVISADAPQVGLDEELKRRFWEGLDEIVRNIPLAERLFIGGDFTGNIGSTACGYGEVHGGFDFGNKNARGTSQLDFAKG, encoded by the exons ATGGAGAAGATCCTCCTGAAGAGAAAGGTCAGTATAGCGTATTTCCAAGAGACTAGGTGGGCATCGAAGCCGAGAGATGCGGATGGGTATAAGCTATGGTACTCTGGAGTCCTGAAGGATAAGAATGTTGTGGGTATTTTGGTtgatagggaacttagagagtctgtaGTAGAG AGTGCATGCACCCTAAATGTGATTAGCGCTGACGCGCCGCAAGTGGGCTTGGATGAGGAGCTTAAAAGGCGCTTCTGGGAAGGGTTGGATGAGATTGTGCGTAATATTCCTCTTGCTGAGAGGTTATTTATAGGAGGAGATTTCACTGGAAATATTGGGTCGACTGCATGTGgctatggcgaggtgcatggCGGCTTCGATTTTGGGAATAAGAACGCAAGAGGTACTTCGCAGTTGGATTTCGCTAAGGGATAG
- the LOC104098668 gene encoding putative late blight resistance protein homolog R1A-10, whose translation MADTAINFLLEKLLQVLSEDVRLIAGVQEEFQDLLEQVQILNAFINDFSKLVRKSIMWKEMEKAILTTVFRTEDIIDEFLVEARLNQEKNILRKAFHFAHNTVRHRDLSIKIKDIIEEMKKIPRGDKQALSPAENLQLEIESVKGSEEPKDISLEDDEVVGFDEEAQRLIKRLTEGSEDLDIIPIVGMPGLGKTTLARKIYNDPRISYEFFSKIWIHVGQLYKIKDVFLRILNRFRRNIKEYQDMDANELAKLICSFVAKGGKCLIVLDDVWESEVVDSVMKVFPRNWVGHRIIMTTRLGYVATYANENPHYLKFLSQDESFELLKMNVFGRRSCPHELLRVGESIAKKCSGLPLSIVMIAGALRARTNKVDWVRVDKNMGEYLINKDDATSCLNIIKVSYDSLPQEMQSCFLYCGVFPRGFDIPIWKLIRLWIAEGLIKSKPAFTLEETAQYYLNGLVDRNLVMVMQKKSDGKIKTCRVQDLLHEFCKKEASEKWFFQEVCPALDQAIISIHDRSMSRRLCVQPSALQDFLSTRPFVEHVRSFYCFSTRQTQIELPPSNIRSICRSFPLIRVLDIESLKFLFSRDFYQLFHLRYIAISGDFMALPSAFGKFWNLQTLILSTSAPILEIKADIWNMLRLRHIHTNVPAKLPSPSTSTGKASSLQTLSQVASQCCRKNVLAKACHLKKLSVRGPMKSFLETNCVNLEELKFLEELKLLNDFLYSGEVLRIPVAFFTFVRTLKKLTLSNTKFDWSEASRLGKLECLEVLKLKQDAFTGESWRPEVGGFFELRVLWIEMEDLKLWEASELHFPRLRHLVLISCDKLEAVPYELASIHSFQEMRLENTIKAVKSAREIQRKKLESINFKLTIFPPDSDDSKATQ comes from the exons ATGGCAGATACAGCGATAAATTTTCTGTTGGAGAAACTGTTGCAGGTATTGAGTGAAGATGTTCGGCTGATAGCAGGTGTACAGGAAGAGTTTCAAGATCTGCTCGAACAAGTACAAATTCTAAATGCCTTCATAAATGATTTTTCAAAGTTGGTGAGGAAAAGCATTATGTGGAAAGAAATGGAAAAGGCCATTCTGACTACAGTATTTAGAACTGAGGATATCATTGACGAATTCTTGGTTGAGGCGAGGCTTAACCAAGAGAAAAATATTCTTAGAAAGGCCTTCCATTTTGCCCACAACACGGTTAGACACCGGGATCTTTCAATAAAGATCAAAGACATCATTGAAGAGATGAAGAAAATTCCCCGCGGAGACAAGCAAGCTCTTTCGCCCGCAGAAAATCTTCAACTTGAAATTGAATCTGTAAAAGGTTCCGAGGAGCCGAAG GATATTTCTTTGGAGGATGACGAAGTGGTCGGTTTTGATGAGGAAGCACAAAGACTGATCAAGCGACTTACTGAAGGATCCGAAGATCTGGATATTATTCCCATTGTGGGTATGCCGGGACTCGGCAAAACCACATTGGCAAGAAAAATTTATAATGATCCTCGAATTTCATATGAGTTTTTCAGCAAAATTTGGATTCATGTCGGCCAGCTATACAAGATAAAGGATGTCTTTCTTAGAATTCTCAATAGATTCAGGAGAAACATTAAGGAATATCAAGATATGGATGCGAATGAATTAGCTAAGTTAATATGTTCATTTGTGGCTAAAGGAGGTAAATGTCTCATTGTCTTAGACGACGTGTGGGAATCAGAAGTTGTGGATTCTGTAATGAAAGTTTTTCCGAGAAACTGGGTTGGACACCGAATCATTATGACCACTCGCTTAGGATATGTTGCTACCTATGCCAATGAAAATCCTCATTATCTGAAATTTCTGAGTCAAGATGAAAGTTTTGAGTTGTTGAAAATGAATGTTTTTGGCAGGAGAAGTTGTCCCCATGAGTTACTAAGAGTTGGAGAAAGCATTGCAAAAAAATGTAGTGGATTACCACTTTCGATAGTGATGATTGCTGGTGCATTAAGAGCAAGAACGAATAAAGTTGATTGGGTACGAGTTGACAAAAATATGGGGGAATATCTTATTAATAAAGATGATGCTACAAGCTGCTTGAATATTATAAAGGTGAGTTATGATAGTCTACCCCAAGAGATGCAGTCATGCTTCTTGTACTGTGGTGTCTTTCCTCGAGGTTTTGATATCCCTATTTGGAAACTGATTCGCTTGTGGATTGCCGAGGGCTTAATAAAGTCCAAACCAGCATTCACCCTTGAAGAGACAGCACAGTATTATTTGAACGGCCTTGTCGACAGAAATTTAGTGATGGTGATGCAGAAGAAGTCCGATGGCAAAATAAAAACATGCCGTGTTCAGGACTTGTTGCACGAGTTCTGTAAAAAGGAGGCTAGTGAAAAATGGTTTTTCCAAGAAGTATGTCCAGCACTTGATCAGGCTATTATTTCTATACATGATCGAAGCATGTCTCGTCGATTGTGTGTTCAGCCCTCTGCTCTGCAGGATTTTCTCTCCACAAGACCATTCGTAGAGCATGTGAGATCTTTTTATTGTTTTTCCACAAGACAAACACAAATCGAGTTGCCTCCTAGTAACATCAGATCTATCTGCAGATCATTTCCATTGATTAGGGTCTTGGACATTGAGTCCTTAAAATTTTTATTCTCCAGGGATTTTTACCAACTATTTCACTTGAGGTATATTGCTATTTCAGGCGACTTCATGGCCCTTCCATCTGCCTTCGGTAAATTTTGGAATTTACAAACCCTTATATTAAGTACATCGGCTCCAATTCTTGAAATAAAAGCAGATATATGGAACATGTTAAGGTTAAGGCATATACACACCAATGTTCCTGCAAAATTGCCATCTCCATCTACCTCTACAGGTAAAGCTTCTAGCCTTCAAACTCTTTCTCAGGTTGCATCACAGTGTTGCAGGAAAAATGTCCTTGCAAAGGCTTGTCATCTAAAAAAATTAAGTGTTCGAGGGccaatgaagtcttttcttgaaaCTAACTGCGTCAATCTTGAAGAACTGAAGTTCCTGGAAGAACTGAAACTGTTGAATGATTTTCTTTACTCGGGTGAAGTGCTTCGCATTCCTGTAGCATTCTTTACATTTGTTCGCACATTGAAGAAGTTAACTTTGTCAAACACAAAGTTTGATTGGAGTGAGGCAAGTAGGTTAGGGAAGTTGGAATGCCTTGAGGTCCTAAAACTTAAACAAGATGCATTCACAGGAGAGTCCTGGAGGCCAGAGGTAGGAGGTTTTTTTGAACTCCGGGTTCTGTGGATTGAAATGGAAGACTTAAAACTTTGGGAGGCTTCAGAACTTCATTTCCCAAGACTTAGGCACCTTGTTCTTATATCTTGTGATAAACTCGAGGCTGTGCCATATGAGCTTGCTAGTATACACAGCTTTCAAGAGATGAGGCTGGAGAACACAATCAAAGCAGTCAAATCAGCAAGAGAAATACAACGCAAGAAGCTGGAAAGCATCAATTTCAAGCTCACCATATTCCCTCCTGATTCTGATGATTCGAAGGCTACACAGTGA